In Zingiber officinale cultivar Zhangliang chromosome 3A, Zo_v1.1, whole genome shotgun sequence, the DNA window atttccgtccggaaaccctaggtcgactcgacgcctactgttccctctacggggaacgcgtcctcacctactccactcaggagattttacctgttgccagtgcgatcctccagatcgactggacttttgctcagcactcgatgcttccggactttctgctggacatccgcttcccggctagtccagtctttcacctggttcgcgacaccaggactttccacttagggttaccaccccctaggacttttgcctgaagtcatcaacctgccaagactttccgcatagggttaccaccccctatgacctaaggttaccaccccctagggtttttcctttgcctaaccgcagctaggactttcctgaaatcctcaagcagacttgttagattacaaaacaccttaactttaaatcctttgccattatcaaaacatgagttcgatcgtcggatgcttcccgcaccaacaatctcccccttttttttttatgacaactcaaattcaaagttaagtaaatagaTGAATTAAATGAACACTTTAACAATGGCAAATTTGCTAAGAAAAAAATGAACACATTTAACAATGCAAATTCGCTAAAGTAAACCCTACGAAATTAAAGTATAGCGTCaattatatgctcccccttaactgttgttccccctttaatattcattattttaaatttgaattttacatttttgctattctccccctttgccatatataaaaaaaataagtaaaaatagtcatttgatttaacaagattttgaaaaatatttaactgTTTAGCTAAGTGAGAAAATATTTAACAGTTTAAATGATGTTagctttttttgaaaaaaaaagtttcTAGAAAGTGGATCTTTTTGATAGTTTAGTAAAACAATAATCTTTATTTAGAAATCTTTGAAGTAGCTTTGAAATCTTTGTTCTACTTAAGAAAacaagaatttataaagttagatttcaaagtaagctcagttttaaagttttgaaaataaaactaagttctttgcaagtattggatttgAAGGCTATGGCTTAGAGAAAAAACTTAGTTgaattttaaacaatacttattaaattttagggcTAGGAGGGAgcagagtagctaaaaatttggtttaggttattcattcaaagtcagttggtccttaagtccaagtatgaatcatgttcaatagattaacttactaggtatcagagccctaaagatcaaacatgcttaattagaaaattgagtatcctttaccaactgtctaacctttagctacttgctgattgcctatagggcaacaactttcacatggttagtcaagttaagtcaatttggtctagttagatttgactagagctggaagacttgacttgattaatgtatattgtgtgtttaatgcccagactcatattgatgcacagatataagcattcttgagtccaggctgtaccctatgcatctcacgtcattctatgtttttcaatcacaaacagggtatacctaggtgtttgtgagatgttctggcttaattctaggggaacaagatttctagggggaaaacttaggctaagtccagctttttgaaaaatctaataaagtggaattttgaaagcaatttttcctagaaattttaaaatgataagtTAACAAAATGAgatacctactctacccaacacattcctatttgccttctaagtgcactgaactcaagttcaggtaagggttttgtaaagatgtcagctaggtttgatttggactcagcatggttgagtgcaatgtcacctttagctacgtgatcccttacaaaatgatgttttacttctatgtgtttagtcctagaatggtgaataggattttttgtCAGAttgattgagctgatattatcaataaagatttttgtatttttatattctagttgatagtcttttaatgtatgcatcatccacaactaTTGAGATGCACactctcctagagctatgtattcagcttctgtagtggatagagcaacacaatgttgctttctgcttgaccaacttactaggcactgacctagaatttggaaGCTACcgcttgtactttttctatctaatttgcatccaacatagtctgaatcagaatagccataaaggtcaaaggtgcaagttcttgggtaccagagtcctacatttagagttcctttaatatacctaagtattcttttaacatatgttaggtgtgactcttttgcacaggattggtatcttacgcacatacctactgcaaacaatatgtcgggtcgacttgcagttaggtaaagtaaactacctatggcactcctatagtattttggatctactggttttccttcagggtcagagtcaatattaatgttggttgccattggagtatttataatttttgaattttccatgcagaattttttaattaactccttagcatatttagtttgataaatgtagattccatctttggtttgttttatttgtaagcctaagaaaaagttgagttccccaaccatactcattttaaattcactttccattaatttaacaaattcttttaaaaattttgagttagttgagccaaaaattatgtcgtcaacatagatttgggctataaagatgtctttttctatagttttcacgaacaaggtcggatcgatttgtccttggttaaagtctttggatattaagtaattagataatctttcataccatgctctaggggcttgttttagtccatataatatcttttttagtttaaatacatggtttgggtagtttATGTCTTCAAACCCTAGAGGTTGGCTTatgtagacctcttccttgataaatccATTCAAAAAAGCTGACttgacgtccatttggtacaatttgaaccctttatttgctgcataggctaataacatcctaatggactcaagtctagctaccggagcataggtttcatcatagtctaagccttcgacttgactaaaccctttggctactagcctagctttgtttcttattatatcaccgtgatcatccaacttgttcctaaaaacccatttggtgtctattattgatttatctatgggtttaggtacaaggtcccagacttggtttctctcaaattgtgctaattcttcctgcattacaatgatccagtctgggtcaggtagggcttcttctatagtcttaggttcaattttagaagtaagggcaatctgactaaggtttctataggatgatctagttctgactcctaggtttgggtcacccaaaatttggtcaggtgggtgagaggtacttactctaatTGGTCTCAActgtgggtcagaaactggttcttctgactcattaatgttaggttggatttcatcatcttctataactCTTGGGGTGATGTCAATATTTCCATTTATATTGGAtgggttgttttcttcatcaaatattacattagttgtttcttcaactttcaaggtattttgattatatactctaaaggccctactggtagaggagtatcctaagaatattccttggttagacttgggtgtaaattttcctaagtaatctttagtatttaaaatgtgaactttacacccaaatacttttagatagtttagattgggaattttatggtagtaaagttcataaggtgttttattgtgaagtttgttaattaaaattctgttttgaatataatttgcagtatttattgcttcagcccaaaattgatgatttaaattatattcatttaacatagtcctagcggcttcttgtagtgttctatttttacgttccactaggccattttgttgaggggttctaggacatgaaaattcatgttggtatccatttattttacaaaactgggtaaacctatgattttcaaatccccgtgatcacttcttattcttttgattttagtatctttttcattttccgttaagttgcaaaaattactaaatatttcataggtttcatcttttgtttttaggaattttacccatgtgtacctagagtagtcatcaattattactaagcaatattggttcttgcttagtgatttggctccatgtgaatcaaataggtcaaggtgaaggagctcaagtacggtgttagttctttctaggttagttgacttgtgggttgacttggtttgttttcctttttgacacgcatcacagattgagttttcaataaattttaatttgggcaaacctctaactagaccgttttgactcatttttgaaatgagtctagtgtgcgtgtgacccagtcttctgtgccacagttgggtttcctcttgttgtgtcaagagacactttattgaggatattgataagtcaattgtgtagatgttattcttcctaagtcccttaagtctaatttcagggttttcgatgtttttaactagacatcccgatttatcaaaattgactagatatccgctgtcacataattgacttatacttagtaaattaaagttaaaattttcaaccaataagacatttcgaataatgaaatcagaactaagttcaatattaccttttccgattactttaagtttatcgtcgttgccgaatgcaactgatcctaacttcttatacttgagtttagtaaacttcaacttatctccagtcatatgtctggagcatccactatccaacatccattgatccaattcctacacatgaagtagtttgaattggtttttaatggatttaaagatagcttaattgaagtagactcttTAGATTTTCTATCTTACTCAATTGTATTCGAAgtaatttagcaaacacttaATCCTATGGTTATttttaattaacattttgaaaagattttatagttcattaattttttaaaatgatttaattttaaaataattttgaaatttagttttaaaatgattttggaaattgagttttaaaaataatttgaaattgagttttaaaataattttgaaatttagttttaatataGTTTTGAAAtatagttttaaaatttagttttaaaatgattttggaaattgagttttaaaatcattttgaaatttagttttaaaataattttgaaatttagttttaaaataattttgaaatttagttttaaaataattttgaaatttagttttttttaaaaaaattgaaatttagttttgaaatttagttttaaaataattttgaaatttagttttaatatagttttgaaatttagttttaaaatgattttggaaattgagttttaaaatcattttgaaatttagttttaaaataattttgaaattgagttttaaaatcattttagttttgttaattaaagataatttaattgttgattaacttgatttaagtcaattttcatagtttaatttcttagtcatctcacccgatttaaattgtcaatcagggaatcctataattgttgtgaaaTGAATtgttgttgaatttaagggtctggtttaactttgtgttagattcaggtttagctttgggttcaacaagtaagcattatttggataaacttctgggctatggtgagtcacaaggagctcattaaagtaaccatgccttctaggtttcccaaatagtcctacccattgaacttaatactaatccttggtctaactagttaggattcatttaagggcaGCTTCGGTctgttccacttggccaaatgcaccaggtcgaagtcatatcttcctagacatgcgatgcccaagcttccctaacgtactatcatccaaaaacttcaccagtactgtgggtcaagttaaacctaacccgttttaatctaaccttaattaccctgccgggtaatgtactcttgttttacccatttcgggtagattaggttcagttacccgatcgggtagttcagttagaggtgccagctagtatggatcctccatctatttttgaattttgaatttataagttaatttcgaatttttaaattgattttgaattttgaattttgaattttaaatttataatttttaaattgattttgaattttgaattttgaattttgaatttataatttaatttcgaatttttaatttgattttgaattttgaatttataatttaatttcaaatttttaaattgtttttgaattttgaattttgaatttataatttaatttcgaatttttaaattgattttgaattttgaattttgaatttataatttaatttcgaatttttaatttgattttgaattttgaattttgaatttaaaatttttaagatcatttttcttttagctccccctagatcatagtctcgatatggtctatcgaggtagtatatttgatccttcggaacctagtattggccaagtccaacttgattgatcaatttggacttggggatcaatgcttggactgatttactactttgtttgtttattagggataaataagatttatatttctttttacttttatatcctagctcagttctattgtagacggctctttgtgtcccaagaattaggtccagattcttggagcccgaagaaaatcgttctaaagtattttttaaatccttgacctgatttttcaaactcaaattttctttctcaagtatttaaacttgagttgaatcttcagtctgaacttgatcaggtaaggattttgagttagtcacttctttaaggataactacttcctttagaagtgactttatcttaaggtttgacttggctaatttgcgaagtaaataattgactaaattattaagcctcggaatacttacagcggagtctggcccttcggaaacggatgcagatctgtggctttgctcggagtcggcctctgactcgctctcgctctcggattcgatgatctggtcccgggccatcagtgcgagtaaactcgtttgatcgagttcgtcgtcgtcgtcctccgaagaagattcgtcccacgttgctttcagggccttctttcttctttgctttttggcttccttttggttggggcagttcgctttgatgtgccccttctggttacacccgtagcaggtgacttcaaactttaccttcgagtttggttgggcctccttggattgaactgccttcttcagatctttcttgttgaagcacttcttcttcttgtagagcttcttcacgagattcactagttcgctggtcagttcatcttctgaatcttctgagtcgggttcgtcttctgattccggttcaaaTTTTCGTCGGGATCTTGGTTtgcgtgttcgactagtacctgcaaccaaagcgatacccttctcggtcggctgtgcattagtttgttcatgaagttcaaatttactaaataattcatctaattttaaggaagacaaatccttggagactttgtaggcatctaccatcgatgcccacaatgtactcctaggaaacgagttaagagcatacgttataatgtccctattttctaccttctgcccgattccatgaagtgagttcagaatatcttgaattcgagcgtgtaacgagcttgccgtctcgccttcctgtatttttaagttgtatagtttattaagtaataaatcatgtttacttaccttggtttccgaggtaccttcgtgaagttcgatcagtttcttccacagctcctttgcggaagagaacgaaccaactctgttgagctcttccttggtaagaccgcactggatggtgcaggtggctttcgcgttggcttccacctttttgataaaggctggctcccagttctcacaggatgtaggcttgccgtctgcatcagttggtagttgcagtcctgtcttgactatcatccaggtgtcgaactggatcttcagatatatctccattcgccccttccaatatctgaagtcttctccggaaaatagtgggggacgaacagtgctatatccttcttgttgggccatttagatcttaaaaaaacacaaacagaaagatctattccaagactgagtcttggattagtagtgcgggaagaagaagaaaaaataacgagctcaagtggtattgaccaactttgagcaacaccgatttgaaaagaattagaattttagctacttagctaatttctaattgactccgaaaaaaataaacaaaataccacgaaaaaaactgttttgaatgatggttgcaccaattcaaaacaaccccgctctgataccaattgttggatcaagatgcgctagagggggggtgaatagcgctcgtggctatttcgaatatcggaatcgtaaaacaatcgttgagtaattaaagcagcggaataaaaataagcaaacacacaagaacacagtcgtttacttcgttcggagcttagatcgactcctactcgaaggcccgcgatccttgatcgctttccgtgggcaacaactaaaatatcgcgaataagtacaaggaattaagtacaactgaaattgaagtaataccgacaacagagTAATAATAAATGAGGCTTTCCGTGGTCGTCGGCGACTGCAACAGCACTTTAGAATcgactcttgagcagcacacagcagaagtaAAGCTTGTAAAATTGTTGTTGAGAGCTGTtggtcgagacctcttataaaggttgttcaaggcgccttctactgttcaccaaggcgccttgaatgagccgagtcagccgcggagataagtgctgaactggtcgaaccttatcaggttcaaggcgcctccaaccattccaaggcgccttcatgaagctgtccaaggcgccttggcttccttcaaggcgcctccaagcttgcttcgcagccagcttaggttttgtacccgaggcgcctccaagctccatggaggcgcctcggacactgttcatccgaggttaatctttgcactttggtccctgcaagatacattagtcccaaaaataccctgcagcacaaagttagcacataaaacataatagatgtgataatgacagtctctggactgtccgagtctgacttcggatttccgtccggaaaccctaggtcgactcgacgcctactgttccctctacggggaacgcgtcctcacctactccactcaggagattttacttgttgccagtgcaatcctccagatcaactagacttttgctcagcactcgatgcttccggactttctgctggacatccgcttcccggctagtccagtctttcacctggttcgcgacactaggactttccacctagggttaccaacccctaggacttttgcctgaagtcatcgacctgccaagactttccgcatagggttaccaccccctatgacctagggttaccacctcctagggttttccctttgcctaaccgcagctaggactttcctgaaatcctcaagcagacttgttagattacaaaacaccttaactttgaatcctttgtcattatcaaaacacgagttcgatcatcggatgcttcccgcaccaacaataacaagcacatgtacttagtatttatttctttaatttaacaaagggtgagatttattcgttaaatcaataggcccgataagttgggaaataatattatttatatagtgtgttgttgattatagaaggaaactgtgtcctatttattatgatgatgatgtccccttgaggagctcataaggattgtcatgtaaaccctgtaggtagaCTTAGTTCCgttatgacaatgaagttgagtggtactactcttggagctagatgttaattaagtgagttatcagtaactcatttaattaatgggcattcgatatcttaaacacagggagattaatgcactcatgataagaaagagctcaaaatgtaatatgggattagggGTGTAAACGAGTCAAGCTTCTCGCGAGCTATTCGGGTCTCAGTTCAAAAAAaattcgttcgagttcgttcgattaagttaacgagccgagctcgagctcgattttgaGCTCAAAAATAttatcaagccgagctcgagcttaatagTATTTAGTTCGTGAGCTCGCGAATATGTTCGTTAAGAGGCTCGCGAACACGTTCATTAAGAGGCTCGCAAACATGTTCGGTAAGAGGCTCACGAACATGTTTGTTAAGAGGCttgcgaacatgttcgttaagaggCTCGTTTATATATACAATGATGTGTAATAAATTATGTGATAAAAAATTAGGCTCATTTATCCTATTAATCTATTATATAATTATGTTAATATAATATCAATGAATCAATGATGTGTTAATATACTATATACttctttgaaaaaaaatacaaaaagaaaatttaaaagggcAGTTCTCATTTCTCAAACTCGAAAGACACAAATAAATTGTCCCTAATCCAACGGCTGAGATGATTCTGATCAAATGAAAAAAAAGGCCAAAAAGGCATATTCCTTCTCAGTCTCTCGTAAACCCTATCCCTAGTTCCCCTTCGTCTCGCCGCTTCACTCGTCGTCGCCGCCTACCTCACAAGTTTCGTGCGGTGACCCGAGATCGAGAGACTGATGTCTGGCAGCTCCTGATTAGTGATCTCCAAGCTCGAATCCCACCAGTTTGGCTGCCCTTGATCTCCATTCTCTAAGCTtctgtttgaggtttgatttttgCTTCGTTTCCTTCTATTACAAGTTTAAAGTGGAGTTTGTTTGCTTCAAGTAATTCCTTTCTTGTAAACACAAGCCAACGCTAAGCCAAGACAAGAAAATCCCCCAGTTCATGACTTCTTTTCTACAAGACCCTAAATCCCCAAAATAAAACCCCAAATTATCCTAATTCTAACACTCTATTTAGAaaattcatgataaatagcacagatgaagaagaaagttcaTATTTGCTTCCTCAGTTCCTCTCTTGTATTTCCCTTCTTTTTTATACGTTTATGGTTTGCACTTGTAGAATTTTACCTTCCCTTCTATTTCCCTACTTTTGTCTTTTGTCTTATTtaattgattgtttgaaattGTTGGTATTTTAAGTGGTTTGTCTGAGTTTTTTTATATAGGCAGTAGGATTTTGTATTCATATAAACTATGCAAATTAgactttatattttgaaatgcCAATTAGTGATGTAGATATTAGATTGAAACAATTGTCTATTGATATCCTGGCTCTATTCACTAATGTTGTAATATTAGTGATGTAGTTGTATTTTAATGTCTAGTAGCCTAAAAAAAGGAACAATCCAATGTCAACTCCACACATATCAACTGAAGATTCGGCTGCAAGTCCTATTTTGTTAGAAATTGAACCTTCAGCAAATAATACCAATGAAGCAACTCAAAACAATAATGAGCAGCAACCCGACACCATTGATGAAGACGATGAAAGTCCATAtgctccaaagaaaagaaaatggacATCCAAAGTGTGGGATGACTTTAAAGAGGTTACTCTTCCGGATGGAACAATAAAGGCTGAATGTATTTATTGTAAACATCTGCTCACAATTAATAAGACTGGTGTTACATCCCATTTTTTGAGGCACCTCAAGGGTTGTATGAGGAAGCATATTAGTGATAAAGGTCAAAAAAATATTAGTGTCACTACAACTATTGTTGAATCAAAAACTGTTAATGCTGTCCAAAATTTCAAGTATGATCATGGGAAGATTAGGGAGATTCTTTCTCACATGATCATTGTTCATGAGCTGCCATTCCTTTTCTCTGAATATGAAATGTTCAATTTATTGATGAGGACCGCAACTCTATATTATCAGAAGATTAGTCGTACTACTGTGAAAAAAGATTGTACgacttcttatgaaattgagaagaAAAAAGTTATGGAATCATTAAAAGATGTGAATAGGGTTAGTGTGACAATTGATTTATGGAAGTCAGATCAGAAGGTTTCATATATGGTTGTCACCTGTCACTATGTGGACTCTAGTTGGAATTTGCAAAAGTGGAATCTAAATTTTTTAGATGTTcctccacctcataatggtgtttCTATTTGTGATGTGTTAAATAAGTGCTTGGTTGAATGGGGAATTGAGAATAAGGTATGGCTAATTACAGTTGATAATGCTAGCTATAATGATGTAGCTGTGAGGATGTTGAAGGATAACCTCTCCTATAAAAATAATCTTCCTCTTGGTGGTAAATTATTTCATGTAAGATGTTGTGCACACATCTTGAATCTTTTGGTGCAAGATGGGTTATCTGAGATTCAAGATATTATTTTCAATGTGCGTGAAAGTGTGAAACATATAGCTGCCTCAGAAACTCGTGTTAATATATTTAGTGAAATTTCAAAGCAATTGAAACTATCTTCGAAGAAACTTGTTTTGGATTGTTGCACAAGGTGGAATGCCACATTTTGTATGTTATCAGCTGCTTTAGAGTTCAAAGACATTTTCCCTAGATATGCAGCAAGGGATGCAACTTATACTTTTTTGCCAAGTGAGGAGGATTGGAAGAAGGTTAGTGTTGTTTGTTCATTTCTTGaggaatttaatgaaataactCATTTTATTTCGGGAAGTGAATATCCTACTTCTAACTTGTTCCTTACTGAACTTTACACCATTAAAAAGTAGTTAAATGAAGCAAGTGTAGATGAAGGAAGTTTCATAGTAGAAATGGTTAACAAGATGAAGACTAAATTTGATAAATATTGGGGTGATAGCAACTTATTGATCTCTATAGCAGCAGTTTTAAATCCAAGGAACAAGATGAAGTTGATTGAATGGTGTTTTCCAGAGATATATTCAGTTGGTGATACAATTGAGCACATTTCTATGGTTCATGAGACATTACACATGTTGCATAATGAGTATGTTGAAGCTCATAAAACTAGTGTTGACAGTATCAATGTTCAAAGTGAAACTCAAAGAGAAAGTTCTATTGGTCGGAGTAATTTAAATGGAAGAGGAAGAGGTAAAGTAAGGGCACAATTTTCTAGTTACATAAAGAATGTTGATAGTGTTGAGCAAGTAAAATCTGAATTAGAAGTGTACTTGGATGAAGGGTGTGTTATTTGTGAAGATGAAACTGACTTTGATGCATTGTCATGGTGGagaattaacaac includes these proteins:
- the LOC122050369 gene encoding zinc finger BED domain-containing protein RICESLEEPER 2-like, whose amino-acid sequence is MSTPHISTEDSAASPILLEIEPSANNTNEATQNNNEQQPDTIDEDDESPYAPKKRKWTSKVWDDFKEVTLPDGTIKAECIYCKHLLTINKTGVTSHFLRHLKGCMRKHISDKGQKNISVTTTIVESKTVNAVQNFKYDHGKIREILSHMIIVHELPFLFSEYEMFNLLMRTATLYYQKISRTTVKKDCTTSYEIEKKKVMESLKDVNRVSVTIDLWKSDQKVSYMVVTCHYVDSSWNLQKWNLNFLDVPPPHNGVSICDVLNKCLVEWGIENKVWLITVDNASYNDVAVRMLKDNLSYKNNLPLGGKLFHVRCCAHILNLLVQDGLSEIQDIIFNVRESVKHIAASETRVNIFSEISKQLKLSSKKLVLDCCTRWNATFCMLSAALEFKDIFPRYAARDATYTFLPSEEDWKKLNEASVDEGSFIVEMVNKMKTKFDKYWGDSNLLISIAAVLNPRNKMKLIEWCFPEIYSVGDTIEHISMVHETLHMLHNEYVEAHKTSVDSINVQSETQRESSIGRSNLNGRGRGKVRAQFSSYIKNVDSVEQVKSELEVYLDEGCVICEDETDFDALSWWRINNLKFRILSKMACDVLSIPITTVASESAFSAGGRVIDPHHASLGTDTVQILFCASDWLRAHYGIKKKIKGDFNELDFELNYVHNELELELDYVPNELEPNELKFEPNELV